DNA from Streptomyces sp. NBC_01260:
AACGCCCCGTCGAGCTTCGCCAGCTCTCGCAGCCGGGTCGCGGTGAATTCCACGTCCAGCACGAAGCCGCCGGTGCACATCGACTCGACGGTCTTGTCCATGCCGAGCACGATCAGCCCGCCGGTGTTGCCACGGAGAATGCGCTCCAGGCCGTCCCGCAGGGCCATTCCGGGCGCGACGGCGGTCAACGAGGCGCGCATCAGCGCCTCGTTACCGGTGCCTTGGCCGGACTTTCCGGGCGATGCTGCCCGGTCGCTGGCTGCCACTGCACTCCTCCGGTCACAGGTTTGCGGTGCCCTTGGGGCTTCTCGTTCGGATCAGGCCGGAGCCAGTCGAAAGACCCCACGTCCCTCATACCGTTCGTACGGACGGGCGAGACCAGGGCAAAGTCTACCGGCGTGCGCCGTCCTCCTGTGGGGCCTGTGTACGAGACCGGCGCGGGAGCACTCTCAGCGCGTCGCCCATGTTGGCGACTTCCGTGACCTTCATACCGGCCGGGACCTTCCCCGGATCGGTCGGAACCAGTGCGTGGGTAAAGCCCAGACGGTGCGCCTCGGCCAGCCTGCGCTGGACCCCCGTGACCCTTCTGACCTCGCCCGCGAGACCCACCTCGCCGATCGCCACGAGATTCTTGGGCAGCGGTGTGTCACTCGCCGCACTGGCCAGCGCCAGCGCGATCGCGAGGTCCGCGGCGGGCTCGGTGAGCTTCACGCCGCCGACCGTGGCGCTGTAGATGTCCCGTTTGCCCAGCGAGCTGATCCGGCCGCGCTGCTCCAGTACGGCCAGCATCATCGACACCCGGGACGTTTCGAGCCCTGAGGTGGTGCGCCGGGGTGAAGGGATCTGGGAGTCGACCGTGAGCGCCTGCACCTCGGCGACCAGGGGCCGCTTGCCTTCGAGCGTGACGGTCAGACAGGTGCCGGGCACGGGTTCGTCGCGGCGGGTGAGGAAGAGGCCGGACGGATCGGCGAGACCGGTGATGCCCTCGTCGTGGAGCTCGAAGCAGCCGACCTCGTCGGTCGCCCCGTACCGGTTCTTCACGCCGCGTACCAGCCGGAGCCGGGCATGGCGGTCGCCCTCGAACGACAGCACCACATCGACGAGGTGCTCCAGCAGCCGAGGCCCGGCGATCGCCCCGTCCTTGGTGACGTGGCCGACCAGCAGGGTCGACATACCGCGCTCCTTGGACGCGCGGATGAGCGCCCCGGCGACCTCGCGGACCTGTGCCATGCCGCCGGGCGCGCCCTCGATCTCGGGCGAGGCCACGGTCTGTACGGAGTCCAGGACCAGCAGGGACGGCTTGACCGCGTCCAGATGGCCCAGGACCGCGGACAGATCGGTCTCGGCGGCCAGGTACAGGTGGTCGTTGATCGCCCGGATCCGGTCGGCGCGCATCCGGACCTGGCTCGCGGACTCCTCCGCGGTGACGTAGAGCGTGCGGTGTTCCTCGCTCGCCGCCTTGGCCGCCACGTCCAGCAGCAGCGTGGACTTCCCCACGCCCGGCTCGCCCGCCAGCAGTACGACGGCACCGGGCACCAGCCCGCCGCCCAGCACCCGGTCCAGCTCGCCGACACCGGTCGAGCGGGCGGTGGCCTGCCGGCTGTCGACCTGTCCGATGGGGAGCGCGGCGGTGGAGACACGGCCGGCCGCCGTGGTCCGCACCGCGGGGGCGCCGCCGAACTCCTCGACCGTCCCCCAGGCCTGGCACTCGGGGCAGCGGCCGAGCCACTTGGCGGTGGTCCAGCCGCATTCCGTGCAGCGGTAGGACGGCCGGTCCTTCGCGGATTTCGTACGGGCAGCCATGGCGCCACCGTATAGGTGACCTCGGACAGCGCCGTCCGGCGCGGTGCCGCCGGGGGGGAGCGCACGCCCCTTCCCGCCGGGAATCAGGGAATCCGCCCGATCTCTTCCGATCCCTTCCGCTTTCAAGCGATACGTTCACCCGTAAGGGTTAAATCTGCTCAAGGGGCACCAGGGTCGTGCCCCGTCCTGCCTACGGTCGCAAGGTGACGAGCAGCAGGCTGGAGACCCCCGCGAGCACCCCCGGCGCACACTGGACGCAGCAGCGTGCGCCCCACTCCTCACCGAAGAAGCCGCCCGCCCGCTACGAGCCGCATCTCGACGGCCTGTTCACCTACTGCCTCTCCGTGCTCTGCGACCACGACGCCGCCACCGACGCGCTCGGCGGGGTGCTCGCGCTGGCGGAACGGCAGGGCGGCCGGTGTCCCGCGGACGAGGAGGAACGTAAAACCTGGCTGTACGCGCTGGCCAGGTGGACGTGCCTGCGCAGGCTCACCGAGCAGAAGCAGGGCCGCCACGCGCACCGTCAGCACGACAAGGCGCGGGCGCATGGGCAGTCGGCGAAGGAGAACCGCCGCGCCCCCGCCGTGCAAGGAGTGCGCGCGGGACGGCGTACGCCCCCACCTTCCGTGGCCACCCACGCACCGAAGACGAAGACCCCCGCCGCGCCGCCCCGGTCCGCGATGCCGCAGTCCGCGCCCGCCCCGGAGACCCCCGCGGCCGCCGAGGCGCACCGCCGCGAGCTGGCCCAGCTGGCCTGGCCCGAGGCCGCGGGCACCACCCCCGAACAGCGAGAGGCGCTGGAGCTCGCGGTACGGCACCGGCTCACCCCGGCCGCGGTCGCCGCCGTCCTCGGTCTGGAGGCCGCTGCCGCCAGGGAACTCCTGGCCGCGGCCGCCTGCGAGGTGGAGCGGACCAGGGCCGCGCTCGCCGTCGTCGCGGCGGGCAGCTGCCCCACGGCGAGCAGGCTCACCGGCGATCGGCGCATACTGCTCTCCACCACCCTGCGCCGCGAGCTCGTACGGCATGTGGACGACTGCCCCCGCTGCCGCCGCGCCGCCGAGCGGGCCGGGGCCCAGGGCCCCTGGCCCGGGGCGGCCGTCACCCCGGCCGCCGCGCTGGCGGTCGTCGAGGCGCCGCGCCCGTCCGCCTACGTGGCCATGATTCACGCCCAGAAGCATCAGAAGAATCGGTCCGCCACTCCGCGGTTCGACCGGGCGGGCTTCCCGATGGACCCCAAGGACCACGCCGCGCGCCGGGACCGGCTGCGGTCGAGGGTCATGACGACGACGGTGGTCGCCACGGTCGTCGCCGCCCCGGTGATCGCCCTGTGGTCCGCCTACCGGGGCGCACCGCTCATCGGCGAGGGGCACGACGGGGTCTCGGTCGCCGCGACCGAGATGGACGGGAGCCGCGGCGGCGACCCGTACGACCGCTACGAGAACGCGGGCAACGCCACCCCCGAGTCCGGCCCCCGTTTCACGGACGACGACGGCCTCCCGGACGTCTCGGCCGAGGTCATCAGTGTGGACACGCAGGAGGGGCCGGACACGGGTCGGCACGGCGCGGGCGGGCTCACCGTCGAGGCGCGTCTGGTCGGCGGCACGACGATGATCACCCTGACCGCGTCGAAGGCCGGCCCGGTCGCCTGGTCGGCCCGGACCCCCGCGTCCTGGCTGCGCCTCAGCAGCTCGTCCGGGAAGCTCGCCGCGGGCGGCAGCGTCACGATCCGGGTCCTCGTCGACCACGGGCGCGAACCGGCCTCGCACTGGACCGCACGGGTCGCCCTCACCCCGTCGGGATCGGCCGTCGCGATTCACGGGTACGGCGGGAGGCGTCTGTCGGGCGGCAGACCGCACCCCTCGCGGCCGGGCGGCTCGCTCCATCCGCGCCCGCCCGTCCCGTCGTCCTCACCGGACCCCACGGAGCCGACACCGGACCCGACCGAACCGACGCCCGGCCCGACGGACCCCACCACGACACCGACGGACCCGGGCGGGCCGAGCCAGTCCCCGGGCCCGTCGACCACGACCGGCCCGGGAAAGAACCCGAGCGTCCCGCCCCCGGCGCACTGAAGCACCACCGCCCGGGACCGCCCCTCCGGAACTACGCCGGACCGGCCGGCGGGACCGCCCCGGAACTACGCCGGATCGGCCGGGTGGGGCGCCATCGGCAGCAGCGAGGAGAGCCGCTCCTCGCACAGCCCGGCCAGCCGGTCGTACCCCTCCTTGCCCATCAGCTCGGTCAGCTCGGGGCGGTAGGACACGTACACCGGCTCCCCGGCTCCGTGCGCCGACGTCGCCGACGTGCACCACCAGTGCAGGTCATGACCGCCGGGCCCCCATCCCCTGCGGTCGTACTCACCGATCGTCACCTGGAGCACCCGGGTGTCGTCGGGCCGGTCGATCCAGTCGTAGGTACGGCGGACCGGCAGCTGCCAGCACACGTCCGGCTTGGTCTCCAGGGGCTCCTTGCCCTCCCGCAGGGCCAGGATGTGCAGCGAGCAGCCCGCGCCCGCCGCGAAGCCGGGCCGGTTCTGGAAGATGCACGAACCCTCCCAGCGCCGCGTCTGGCGCTCCCCGTCGTCGTCGGTCTGGACCCAGCCCGACTCCGTACCCACGTCGTGGAACTGCCACAGATCCGGAGTCAGCCGGGCGACATGACCGGCCACCCGCTTCTCGTCGTCCTCGTCCGAGAAATGGGCGCCCAGCGTGCAGCACCCGTCGTCCGCGCGGCCGGCCTGGATGCCCTGGCAGCCGCTGCCGAAGATGCAGCTCCACCTGGACGTCAGCCAGGTCAGGTCACAGCGGAAGACCTGCTCGTCGTCGGCGGGGTCCGGGAACTCCACCCACGCCCGCGCGAAGTCGATCCCCGTCTCGTCGGACCCGTTGGGTCCCTTTGTCTTCGGCTGCTGCATCTCCTGCTTCGTTTTCTGCTTCTTCGTGACTTTGTCCGGCTTCGCCTTTTTCGTCTTTGGCACGCGCCAAGAGTAAGACCGCGGCCGCAGTAGCGTTCTGCGTATGAGACTCGGAGTCCTCGACGTGGGGTCGAACACGGTTCATCTGCTGGTGGTGGACGCGCACCCCGGCGCCCGCCCGCTGCCCGCGCACTCGCACAAGGCGGAGCTGCGCCTGGCCGAGCTCCTCGACGAGGACGGCGCGATCGGCCCGCTCGGCGTGGACCGGCTGGTGGCGACGATCGCCGACGCGGCCCAGGCCGCCGAGGACAAGGGCTGCGAGGACGTGCTGGCGTTCGCCACCTCGGCGGTACGGGAGGCGAGCAACGCCGACACCGTGCTGGCCCGGGTACGGGACGAGACGGGCATCGGCCTCGCCGTCCTCAGCGGCGCGGAGGAGGCCCGGCTCACCTTCCTAGCCGCCCGCCGCTGGTTCGGCTGGTCGGCGGGCAAGCTGCTGGTTCTGGACATCGGCGGCGGCTCGCTGGAGATCGCGTACGGCATCGACGAGGAGCCGGACGCCGCCGTGTCGCTGCCGCTCGGCGCCGGACGGCTCACGGCCGGCTGGCTGCGGGGCGATCCGCCGGACCAGGCGGAGGTGAAGACGCTGCGCCGGCACGTACGGGCGAGCATCGCCCGCAGCGTCGGCGAGTTCACCCGCTTCGGCCGCCCCGACCACGTCGTGGCCACGTCCAAGACCTTCAAACAGCTCGCCAGGATCGCCGGCGCCGCCCGCTCCACCGAAGGGCTGTACGTGCAGCGCACCCTCAGCCGCAAGGCACTGGAGGAGTGGGTGCCGAAGCTGGCCACGATGACGGCCGAGGAGCGCGGGAGACTGCCCGGCGTCTCCGACGGCCGCTCCGCCCAGCTGCTGGCGGGCGCGCTGGTCGCGGAGGGCGCCATGGACCTCCTGGGCGTCGAGGACCTGGAGATCTGCCCCTGGGCGCTGCGCGAGGGCGTCATCCTGCGCCGCCTGGACCATCTGCCCACGCCGGACGCGGTGGCCCTGACCTGACGGCCGCCGCGGACGGGCGCGGCGACCGCCATGGCCCTTCTCACTTTCCGCCGGGCTCTCTCGGCGCCGCGCACCGCGGCCCGTACGCTGTCTGCGTGGCAGAACCAGTGGTGCGCATCCCGGATGCGAAGGTCGCCCTGTCGACGGCCTCCGTCTATCCGGAGTCGACGGCGACGGCCTTCGAGATCGCCGCGCGTCTGGGCTACGACGGTGTCGAGGTCATGGTCTGGACCGATCCCGTCAGCCAGGACATCGAGGCGCTGCGCCGCCTCTCGGACTACCACCAGGTGCCGATACTGGCTGTTCACGCCCCCTGTCTGCTGATCACCCAGCGTGTCTGGTCCACCGATCCCTGGGTCAAGCTCCAGCGGGCGCGGGCGGCCGCGGAGAAGCTCGGGGCGTCGACCGTCGTGGTCCACCCGCCGTTCCGCTGGCAGCGGCAGTACGCGCGTGACTTCGTCACCGGGATCTGGCGGATGGCGGACGAGACCGATGTGCGGTTCGCCGTCGAGAACATGTACCCGTGGCGCTACCGGGACCGGGAGATGCTCGCGTACGCCCCCGACTGGGACGTCACCAACGACGACTACCGGCACTTCACCGTGGACCTCTCGCACACCGCGACCGCCCGTACGGACGGCATGGCCATGGTCGACCGCATGGGCGACCGGCTGGCCCACGTCCACCTCGCCGACGGCAAGGGTTCCGGCAAGGACGAGCACCTGGTGCCCGGCCGGGGCGACCAGCCCTGCGCCGAGCTGCTGGAGCGGCTGGCCCGCACCGGCTTCGGCGGCCATGTCGTCGTCGAGGTCAACACCCGCCGGGCGATGTCCACCGCAGAACGTGAGGCCGATCTCGCCGAGGCGCTGGCCTTCACCCGGCTGCACCTCGCCTCGTCCTCCGCCCAGGTGCCGCGCCCATGACGACGGGCGCCGGCGGCCCGGGCCCCAGACGCCGCGGCCGCCCCTCCCGCACTGAGGCGGCGACCGGCCCCGATGCCCGCACCCGCATCCTGGAGGCCGCCCGCACCGAATTCGCCGAGCGCGGCTACGACAAGACGTCGATGCGCGGCATCGCGAAGGCCGCCGGCGTGGACGCGGCACTGGTCCACCACTACTTCGGTACGAAGGACGAGGTCTTCGCCGCCGCGGTCGAGGTCTCCTTCGAGCCCACCCTGGAGCTCTCGGACGTGCTCGGCAGCGGCACGGAGGGCCTGGGCGAGCGGCTGGCGGGCTACTTCATCGAGGTATGGGAGAACCCGGTGTCCCGTGCCCCGCTGCTGGCGATCATGCGTTCGGCGATGACCCACGAGGCGGCGGCGAAGGTCCTGCGCGTCTTCGTGCTGCGGCGGCTGCTGGGCCGGATCGCGGAGCAGCTGGACGTCCCCGACGCCACCTTCCGCGCGGAACTGGCCGCGTCGCACATGGTGGGCATCGCGGTGCTGCGGTACGTGATCCAGGCGGAGCCGCTGGCATCGGCGGACCCGGAAAAGATCATCGCCATGGTGGCCCCCACGCTGCAGCGCTACCTGACGGAGGACTGACCCCTCCACCGCGTACTCCTCGCACTCCGCGCTGGCGCTCACCACTCCGCTGCGGGCACAGCCCACCCGCGCGCCCGATCCCGGATTTCGGACACTGCGTCCAGATCCTGGCGCCGAGGCGTACGCTCGGAACCAGTCTTTTCTGTCGAAGGAGCGAGAGACGATGCCCCAGCTGAGGTCCCGCACTGTCACCCACGGCCGCAACATGGCGGGCGCCCGCGCCCTTATGCGGGCCTCGGGCGTAGCGAGCGAGGACATCGGCAAGCCGATCATCGCGGTCGCCAACTCCTTCACGGAGTTCGTCCCCGGCCACACCCACCTCGCCCCGGTCGGCCGGATCGTCTCCGACGCGATCAAGGCCGCGGGCGCGGTGCCCCGCGAGTTCAACACGATCGCGGTCGACGACGGCATCGCGATGGGCCACGCCGGGATGCTCTACAGCCTCCCGTCCCGCGACCTGATCGCCGACTCCGTCGAGTACATGGTCGAGGCGCACTGCGCCGACGCACTGATCTGCATCTCGAACTGCGACAAGATCACTCCGGGCATGCTGATGGCCGCGATGCGCCTCAACATCCCCACGGTCTTCGTCTCCGGCGGCCCGATGGAGGCCGGCAAGGCCACCCTCGTCGACGGCACGGTCCGCAAGCTGGACCTGATCAACGCCATCAGCGACGCGGTCGACGAGAGCGTCTCCGACGAGGACATGCTCCGCATCGAGGAGAACGCCTGCCCCACCTGCGGCAGCTGTTCCGGCATGTTCACCGCCAACTCGATGAACTGCCTGACCGAGGTCCTCGGCCTCTCCCTCCCCGGCAACGGCTCCGTGCTCGCCACGCACACCGCCCGCAAGGCGCTGTACGAGGACGCCGGCCGCACGGTCGTGGAGATCACCAAGCGCTACTACGAGCAGGACGACGAGACGGTCCTGCCGCGCGCCATCGGCACCCGCGCCGCGTTCGACAACGCGATGGCGCTGGACATCGCCATGGGCGGCTCGACCAACACGATCCTGCACCTGCTGGCCGCAGCCCAGGAGGCCGAGCTGGCGTACGACCTCGACGACATCAACGAGGTCTCGCGCCGGGTCCCCTGCCTCTCCAAGGTCGCCCCCAACGTGGCGCCCGGCGGTACGTACTACATGGAGGACGTCCACCGGGCCGGCGGCATCCCCGCCATCCTCGGCGAGCTCCACCGTGGCGGGCTGCTCAACGAGGACGTGCACTCGGTGCACTCCGACACGCTCGCCGAGTGGCTCAAGAACTGGGACATCCGCGGCGGCTCTCCGTCCCCGGAGGCCGTCGAGATGTGGCACGCGGCCCCCGGCTGCGTCCGTTCCGCGACCGCCTTCTCGCAGTCCGAGCGCTGGGAGACCCTCGACCTGGACGCGGCCGGCGGCTGCATCCGCGACATGGAGCACGCGTACTCCAAGGACGGCGGGCTCGCGGTCCTCAAGGGGAACCTCGCCGTGGACGGCTGTGTCGTGAAGACGGCCGGCGTCGACGAGTCGATCTGGACCTTCGAGGGCCCGGCGGTCGTCTGCGAGTCGCAGGACGACGCCGTCGACAAGATCCTCCGTAAGGAGATCAAGGAGGGCGACGTCGTCGTCATCCGTTACGAGGGCCCGCGCGGCGGCCCCGGTATGCAGGAGATGCTCTACCCGACGTCGTTCCTCAAGGGCCGCGGCCTCGGCAAGAGCTGCGCACTGGTCACGGACGGCCGCTTCTCCGGCGGGACGTCGGGCCTGTCCATCGGCCACGCCTCGCCGGAGGCGGCGTCCGGCGGCACGATCGCGCTCGTCGAGGACGGCGACCGGATCCGGATCGACATCCCGAACCGCTCGATCGAGCTCCTCGTCCCCGACGCCGAGCTGACCACCCGCCGTGAGGCGCTGAACGGTGTGTACGCGCCGAAGAACCGCGAGCGCAAGGTCTCGGCGGCGCTGCGCGCCTACGCGGCCATGGCGACCAGCGCGGACCGCGGCGCCGTCCGCGACGTCTCCAGGCTCGGCTGACCCTCCGGTGTCCGGCCCCTCCCGTGAGGGGCCGGACTCATAGCGGGCCCTGACCGCGGCCGACGTCCCGCGCGAGGTGTTGTGGCCCGAAAAGCACTCCCTGTGACCAGGTGGTCGCAGTAAGCTCGCACCCTTGTCATGCATGATCATGAATGGGGGAGTATGCGCACTTCTGTACGCCGCTCAGCGGTCGTCTCCGTACGTCGCTCAGCGGTCATCGCGTCAGCCGTCGCCGCCCTCGCGGCCCTCGGCGCAGTCCCGGCGGGTGCGGCTTCGGCCGCCGCCACTCCGGCCGGTGTCTGCGGATCCGGGTACACCCAGATCGACTCGCACGCGTTCCGGAACTCGTCGGTCGAACTGGCCCGCGTCTACCTGTTCTACAACGCGAGCACCAAGTTCAACTGCGTGGTCACCTTCCACGCCTCCGCCACCAGCGGTCACGCGCTGACCACCGGCGCCTGGCTCGATGTGGACGGGGACGGCAAGGAACAGGCCAAGGACCAGGGCACGTACTCCTCGTACGCGGGCCCGGTCCGGCTCGCCGCGGGCAGCCACTGCGTGAAGTGGGGCGGCATGATCGAGGCGGGCGTCGGTACGTACACGTACACGAGCCCGTGGAGTCACTGCGGCTGACGCGCGACGGCGCCGCGCCCCGCACCGGACGGGCGCGGCGCCACCGCCCCACCGCCCGGCTGACCCGGGTGCGGGCCCGGCCCTGGGACAATCGGCCTCGTGAGCGAGAACAGCGAGACCTCCGACGACACCGCGCCCGGCACCACCGAGTCCGCGACGGCATCCGCCGGCGCCGCCGCGACCGCCCCCGGTCCGCAGCCCGAGCCCATCCGCTTCTTCGGCACGACCTGGGTCGCCCACGACGGCCACTACGGTCTCCGCCGCGCCGGAGTGGCCGTCGGCTCGCTCGCCGCGACCGTTGCCTCCTGCTTCGTGCTGCGGTTCGCCTACCAGGGCCTGGAGATCGCGGATGTCGGCAGTTTCGTCGGCATGCTGGTGGTCCTGATGTTCGCCGTCTGCAGCGCCATCGCCTTCCGCAAGACGTGGGAGGGCTTCAGCAGCCGCCCGGCCGACCCCGGCCGCGAGGACAATCTGCGCGGCCTCAAGACCATCGGCTTCATCGGCGCGCTGCTCGCGTACTTCATCCGTACGTTCACCGAGGCGCCGGGCGAGAAGCTCCGGCGCACGGAGTACGAGGAGGCCCAGGTCCGGTTCACGAAGCGGCGGTCGGCACGGACCGGGAATCCGGCAGCCCGCAGGACGGCCAAGGCGAAGAAGGCCCGCCGCAAGTAGCGCGGCGCGCCCGGCCGGAAGGCGGCCCGGCCCGTGGAGCCCGGCCGTCCCACCCGCCCCGGACCGGTTGACGGTCCGCGACCGGCGGCGTCGCGGGACCGGCCGACACGGCCCCGCGACGCCGCTGAACACCTCGACCCGGCAGCCCGGCCGAAGCCACCATGGCCGCATGGCCACTACGGATAACCCGGACCCCAGCCGGTCCCCGCGTCCCTCGTCCGCACCCCCGCGCGCCCTGTCCTTCGACCGCGCCGCCGCCCAGTACGGCGCGGCCCGCCCCGGCTACCCGGACGCCCTCCTCGACGCCGTCGAGGAACTCGCGGGCCGCCCCCTGCGAGGCGCCCGTACCCTCGACGTCGGCGCGGGCACCGGCATCTCGACCCGCCGCCTCCACGACCGGGGCGCCCGGGTCGTCGCCGTCGAACCGGGCCCCGGCATGGCGGCGGAACTGCGAAGGACCCTGCCGGACATCCCGCTGGTACGGGGCGACGGCAACCGCCTCCCCTTCGCCGCGGCTTCGGCCGACCTGATCACGTACGCCCAGTCCTGGCACTGGACCGACCCCGCCCGCTCGGCCCCCGAGGCCGTGCGCGTCCTGCGGCCGGGCGGCGCGCTGGCCCTGTGGTGGAACGTCGCCGACCCGGCCGTCCCGTGGATCGCCGAACAGGACGCGCGCCTGCGCCGCTTCTTCGCCGTCGAGGTGCCCGCGGAGGGCGGGCCCGAGAACGAGAACGCAGCCGGGAACGCGCCCGTGAACCGCCCCCGGGCCACCGGTGTCCACGGCTCGCCCGTCTCCGCCCGCGATCTGCCGTCCGAGCTCACGTTCGTGCACCGTCGTGTGCCCTGGACCCGGCGCGTCCCCCTGGCCACCCACCTCGCCAACCTCGCCAGCCACTCCGCCTTCCTGGTCCTCGGCGACGAGCCCACCCGGCGCTGTCTCTCCGAGGAGCGCGAGCACCTCGCGCAGCGCTTCCCGGACGGCACGGTGGAGGAGGCCTATGTCGTCGATCTGAGCGTGGCCATCCGCTGAGCCCCCGCCCGACGACGCCCGGCTCCCTTGACGGCAGCCCGCCGCCGAGACAAAATTCATCACATGATGAATTCTTCGGGCGTCGCCATCGAGGCCCGCGGCCTCACCGTCGTACGAGGCAGCCGCACCGTCCTGAAAGGCCTCGGCTTCACCGTCGAGCCAGGCAGGATCACCGGGCTCCTCGGCCCCTCCGGCTGCGGCAAATCCACCCTGATGCGAGCCGTCGTCGGCACGCAGGCCAAAGTCACCGGCACCCTCGACGTCCTGGGCAGCCCTGCCGGCCACCCCACCCTCCGCCCGCGGGTCGGGTACGTCACCCAGGCGCCGTCCGTCTACACCGACCTCACCGTCCGGCAGAACCTCGACTACTTCGCGGCGATCCTGCAGCCGGGCCGCCGGCACCGCGATGCCCGCCGCGAAGCCGTCACCCGCGCCATCACCGAGGTCGACCTGACCAGCCACTCCGACGCCCTCGCCGGCACCCTCTCCGGCGGCCAGCGCACCCGCGTCTCCCTCGCCGTGGCGCTGCTCGGCACCCCCGAACTCCTCGTCCTGGACGAACCCACCGTCGGCCTGGACCCGGTGCTCCGGCGCGATCTGTGGAGCCTCTTCCACCGCCTCGCCGCGGACCGGGGGACCACCCTCCTCGTCTCCTCCCACGTCATGGACGAGGCCGAGCGCTGCCACCGGCTGCTCCTGATGCGCGAGGGCGAGATCCTCGCCGACGACACCCCCGAGGCACTGCGCGCCGCCTCCCGCACCGACACCGTCGAAGAAGCCTTCCTCCACCTGGTCGACGCGGCCGCCACCCGTCAGGAGAACGCCCGATGAGCACGCGTACGCCTACGAGCACGACGCGCGACACCCCGGCACCGCCCCCGGTGACCGGCTCGCCCGTCCTGAGCCCCGCCCGCACCCTCGCCACCGCAGTCC
Protein-coding regions in this window:
- a CDS encoding sugar phosphate isomerase/epimerase family protein is translated as MAEPVVRIPDAKVALSTASVYPESTATAFEIAARLGYDGVEVMVWTDPVSQDIEALRRLSDYHQVPILAVHAPCLLITQRVWSTDPWVKLQRARAAAEKLGASTVVVHPPFRWQRQYARDFVTGIWRMADETDVRFAVENMYPWRYRDREMLAYAPDWDVTNDDYRHFTVDLSHTATARTDGMAMVDRMGDRLAHVHLADGKGSGKDEHLVPGRGDQPCAELLERLARTGFGGHVVVEVNTRRAMSTAEREADLAEALAFTRLHLASSSAQVPRP
- the ilvD gene encoding dihydroxy-acid dehydratase — protein: MPQLRSRTVTHGRNMAGARALMRASGVASEDIGKPIIAVANSFTEFVPGHTHLAPVGRIVSDAIKAAGAVPREFNTIAVDDGIAMGHAGMLYSLPSRDLIADSVEYMVEAHCADALICISNCDKITPGMLMAAMRLNIPTVFVSGGPMEAGKATLVDGTVRKLDLINAISDAVDESVSDEDMLRIEENACPTCGSCSGMFTANSMNCLTEVLGLSLPGNGSVLATHTARKALYEDAGRTVVEITKRYYEQDDETVLPRAIGTRAAFDNAMALDIAMGGSTNTILHLLAAAQEAELAYDLDDINEVSRRVPCLSKVAPNVAPGGTYYMEDVHRAGGIPAILGELHRGGLLNEDVHSVHSDTLAEWLKNWDIRGGSPSPEAVEMWHAAPGCVRSATAFSQSERWETLDLDAAGGCIRDMEHAYSKDGGLAVLKGNLAVDGCVVKTAGVDESIWTFEGPAVVCESQDDAVDKILRKEIKEGDVVVIRYEGPRGGPGMQEMLYPTSFLKGRGLGKSCALVTDGRFSGGTSGLSIGHASPEAASGGTIALVEDGDRIRIDIPNRSIELLVPDAELTTRREALNGVYAPKNRERKVSAALRAYAAMATSADRGAVRDVSRLG
- the radA gene encoding DNA repair protein RadA → MAARTKSAKDRPSYRCTECGWTTAKWLGRCPECQAWGTVEEFGGAPAVRTTAAGRVSTAALPIGQVDSRQATARSTGVGELDRVLGGGLVPGAVVLLAGEPGVGKSTLLLDVAAKAASEEHRTLYVTAEESASQVRMRADRIRAINDHLYLAAETDLSAVLGHLDAVKPSLLVLDSVQTVASPEIEGAPGGMAQVREVAGALIRASKERGMSTLLVGHVTKDGAIAGPRLLEHLVDVVLSFEGDRHARLRLVRGVKNRYGATDEVGCFELHDEGITGLADPSGLFLTRRDEPVPGTCLTVTLEGKRPLVAEVQALTVDSQIPSPRRTTSGLETSRVSMMLAVLEQRGRISSLGKRDIYSATVGGVKLTEPAADLAIALALASAASDTPLPKNLVAIGEVGLAGEVRRVTGVQRRLAEAHRLGFTHALVPTDPGKVPAGMKVTEVANMGDALRVLPRRSRTQAPQEDGARR
- a CDS encoding BACON domain-containing protein, with the translated sequence MTSSRLETPASTPGAHWTQQRAPHSSPKKPPARYEPHLDGLFTYCLSVLCDHDAATDALGGVLALAERQGGRCPADEEERKTWLYALARWTCLRRLTEQKQGRHAHRQHDKARAHGQSAKENRRAPAVQGVRAGRRTPPPSVATHAPKTKTPAAPPRSAMPQSAPAPETPAAAEAHRRELAQLAWPEAAGTTPEQREALELAVRHRLTPAAVAAVLGLEAAAARELLAAAACEVERTRAALAVVAAGSCPTASRLTGDRRILLSTTLRRELVRHVDDCPRCRRAAERAGAQGPWPGAAVTPAAALAVVEAPRPSAYVAMIHAQKHQKNRSATPRFDRAGFPMDPKDHAARRDRLRSRVMTTTVVATVVAAPVIALWSAYRGAPLIGEGHDGVSVAATEMDGSRGGDPYDRYENAGNATPESGPRFTDDDGLPDVSAEVISVDTQEGPDTGRHGAGGLTVEARLVGGTTMITLTASKAGPVAWSARTPASWLRLSSSSGKLAAGGSVTIRVLVDHGREPASHWTARVALTPSGSAVAIHGYGGRRLSGGRPHPSRPGGSLHPRPPVPSSSPDPTEPTPDPTEPTPGPTDPTTTPTDPGGPSQSPGPSTTTGPGKNPSVPPPAH
- a CDS encoding class I SAM-dependent methyltransferase — its product is MATTDNPDPSRSPRPSSAPPRALSFDRAAAQYGAARPGYPDALLDAVEELAGRPLRGARTLDVGAGTGISTRRLHDRGARVVAVEPGPGMAAELRRTLPDIPLVRGDGNRLPFAAASADLITYAQSWHWTDPARSAPEAVRVLRPGGALALWWNVADPAVPWIAEQDARLRRFFAVEVPAEGGPENENAAGNAPVNRPRATGVHGSPVSARDLPSELTFVHRRVPWTRRVPLATHLANLASHSAFLVLGDEPTRRCLSEEREHLAQRFPDGTVEEAYVVDLSVAIR
- a CDS encoding TetR/AcrR family transcriptional regulator, translating into MTTGAGGPGPRRRGRPSRTEAATGPDARTRILEAARTEFAERGYDKTSMRGIAKAAGVDAALVHHYFGTKDEVFAAAVEVSFEPTLELSDVLGSGTEGLGERLAGYFIEVWENPVSRAPLLAIMRSAMTHEAAAKVLRVFVLRRLLGRIAEQLDVPDATFRAELAASHMVGIAVLRYVIQAEPLASADPEKIIAMVAPTLQRYLTED
- a CDS encoding Ppx/GppA phosphatase family protein, with translation MRLGVLDVGSNTVHLLVVDAHPGARPLPAHSHKAELRLAELLDEDGAIGPLGVDRLVATIADAAQAAEDKGCEDVLAFATSAVREASNADTVLARVRDETGIGLAVLSGAEEARLTFLAARRWFGWSAGKLLVLDIGGGSLEIAYGIDEEPDAAVSLPLGAGRLTAGWLRGDPPDQAEVKTLRRHVRASIARSVGEFTRFGRPDHVVATSKTFKQLARIAGAARSTEGLYVQRTLSRKALEEWVPKLATMTAEERGRLPGVSDGRSAQLLAGALVAEGAMDLLGVEDLEICPWALREGVILRRLDHLPTPDAVALT